A genomic stretch from Fusarium musae strain F31 chromosome 9, whole genome shotgun sequence includes:
- a CDS encoding hypothetical protein (BUSCO:EOG09263CAC): MMSFDGGTAYAESDADDEYERSMGDHSPITNSEHSPIDSELSTSAEHTPTTYGHRSSADRLPETIITEWTVEECADFIGTIGLQQYADRFIENEIVGEALVALQHDDLKSMGIASVGHRLTILKSVYDVKKAQDVPIESDHYLPLSADAEAQYATATIKDIKHLVEQFRLRDERMNLLEQDLRRMTEDFRRLREDMLPALRLVKDAQQPLPNLSGNSQQAYGYETTISPPAPTPPPGSSQSGSSVKRQYSTRKILIGATPKNASPTQSTHERSIAETALDPASAAERAVLSSSHLAAMNGGGQGSSSPSYPSPNIPSPTSPQTHMSATTLASRSYRSEAPTPSTRTTFNDDGHANAVYASREKAPQGPPRRRETPVPDTPSQSNASVEIFKSFRVSMEDPCYKVLPAALKKYQINAPWDQYALYIVYGDQERCLGLEEKPLILFKQLDKEGKKPMFMLRKTTTAPLDGEPGSAGLGSTSRGAPTGYDPPGGII, from the exons ATGATGAGCTTCGATGGTGGCACAGCTTACGCCGAGTCCGACGCCGACGACGAATACGAGCGAAGCATGGGCGACCACTCTCCTATCACCAACTCTGAGCATTCCCCCATAGACTCCGAGCTCTCGACCTCCGCAGAGCATACTCCTACTACATACGGCCACCGCAGCAGCGCCGACCGTCTCCCAGAAACCATCATTACCGAATGGACTGTTGAGGAATGTGCTGATTTTATTGGCACCATTGGTCTTCAACAGTATGCCGATCGCTTCATAG AAAACGAGATTGTTGGCGAGGCCCTAGTAGCGTTACAACATGACGATCTCAAGAGCATGGGCATTGCTAGCGTGGGACATCGCCTAACGATCCTCAAAAGCGTATATGATGTCAAAAAGGCTCAAGATGTCCCTATTGAGAGCGACCATTACCTACCCCTAT CCGCCGACGCCGAAGCGCAATATGCTACCGCAACTATCAAGGACATCAAACATCTCGTCGAACAATTCCGTCTCCGCGATGAACGCATGAACCTACTCGAACAGGATCTGCGACGAATGACAGAAGATTTCAGGCGATTGCGAGAGGATATGCTCCCGGCCTTGCGCTTGGTCAAGGATGCGCAGCAACCATTGCCCAACCTGAGTGGTAACAGCCAGCAGGCCTACGGCTACGAAACAACCATATCGCCCCCcgcaccaacaccaccccCAGGCTCGAGTCAATCTGGAAGCTCGGTCAAGCGACAATATTCTACCCGCAAGATTCTTATCGGAGCTACACCAAAGAATGCATCACCCACTCAATCTACGCACGAAAGGTCGATAGCGGAGACTGCGTTGGACCCCGCAAGTGCTGCAGAGCGAGCTGTCCTATCGTCTTCCCATCTTGCAGCTATGAACGGAGGTGGCCAGGGCTCGTCCTCCCCTTCGTATCCCTCACCCAACATACCCTCCCCGACATCTCCTCAGACCCACATGTCCGCTACTACCCTCGCCTCTCGATCCTACCGCAGTGAAGCACCGACACCCTCCACACGAACCACCTTCAACGACGACGGTCACGCCAACGCAGTCTATGCCTCCCGCGAAAAGGCACCGCAAGGGCCGCCCCGCCGACGAGAAACCCCTGTACCTGATACACCCAGTCAGAGCAATGCTTCAGTCGAGATTTTCAAGTCTTTCCGTGTCAGTATGGAAGATCCTTGCTACAAGGTTCTTCCTGCTGCACTAAAAAAGTACCAGATCAACGCTCCATGGGACCAGTATGCTCTCTACATTGTGTATGGTGATCAGGAACGTTGTCTGGGtcttgaggagaagccatTGATTCTGTTTAAGCAACTGGACAAGGAAGGCAAGAAACCCATGTTTATGCTACGaaagacaacaacagcaccTTTAGATGGAGAGCCAGGAAGCGCAGGGCTGGGCAGCACCTCAAGAGGAGCTCCAACAGGCTACGATCCCCCAGGAGGCATCATCTAA